From the genome of Nodosilinea sp. FACHB-141, one region includes:
- the trpS gene encoding tryptophan--tRNA ligase — translation MAKQRILSGIQPTGNLHLGNYLGAIRNWVDLQEEYDAFLFMADLHAITVPHDPKRLAEDTYKVAATYIACGIDPDKATIFVQSHLSAHSELAWLFNCITPLNWLERMIQFKEKAIKQGENVSIGLLDYPVLQAADILLYDPDLVPVGEDQKQHLELTRDIAARLNFQFGSEENPVLKVPEPMIRADGARVMSLTDGTKKMSKSDPSDQSRIDLTDPTDAIVKKIKRAKTDPERGLWFDDPARPECNNLLTLYMLLSGQTKEAVAMECKEMGWGQFKPLLADTAVAALEPIQNRFNELMGDRPYLESILRTGREKAGDVANATLARVKDALGYSKPL, via the coding sequence ATGGCCAAACAGCGCATTCTTTCAGGCATTCAGCCAACGGGCAACCTCCACCTAGGCAACTATCTGGGGGCAATTCGCAACTGGGTTGATCTGCAAGAAGAATACGACGCCTTTTTGTTTATGGCCGACCTCCACGCCATTACGGTGCCCCACGACCCCAAGCGGCTGGCGGAGGATACCTATAAGGTGGCGGCCACCTACATCGCCTGCGGCATTGACCCCGACAAAGCCACTATTTTTGTGCAATCGCACCTATCGGCCCACTCAGAGCTGGCTTGGTTATTTAACTGCATCACCCCGCTCAACTGGCTAGAGCGCATGATTCAGTTCAAAGAAAAGGCGATTAAACAGGGTGAAAACGTCAGCATTGGTCTGCTCGACTATCCAGTGTTGCAAGCCGCCGACATTTTGCTCTACGACCCCGACCTGGTGCCTGTCGGCGAAGACCAAAAGCAGCACCTAGAGCTTACCCGCGACATCGCCGCCCGACTCAATTTTCAGTTTGGCAGCGAAGAAAATCCGGTGCTTAAGGTACCTGAACCAATGATTCGCGCTGACGGGGCGAGGGTGATGAGCCTGACTGACGGAACGAAGAAAATGTCGAAGTCAGACCCCTCTGACCAAAGCCGCATCGATCTGACTGATCCCACCGATGCGATTGTCAAAAAGATCAAGCGGGCTAAGACCGACCCCGAGCGGGGGCTGTGGTTTGATGACCCAGCCCGGCCTGAGTGCAACAACCTGCTGACGCTGTATATGCTGCTGTCGGGCCAGACCAAAGAGGCGGTGGCGATGGAGTGCAAAGAGATGGGCTGGGGCCAGTTTAAGCCGCTGTTGGCCGACACGGCGGTGGCAGCCCTAGAGCCAATTCAGAACCGGTTTAACGAGCTGATGGGCGATCGCCCCTACCTAGAAAGCATTCTCAGAACCGGGCGTGAAAAAGCGGGCGACGTGGCCAATGCTACCCTGGCTCGGGTAAAAGACGCCCTAGGCTACTCCAAACCGCTGTAG
- the rplS gene encoding 50S ribosomal protein L19, with amino-acid sequence MNAEEIIRSIEAEQLKTDLPTIYVGDTIRVGVRIQEGGKERIQPYEGTVIAMRNGGINRSITVRKIFQGVGVERVFLVHAPKVASIAVLRRGKARRAKLYYLRDRVGKATRLKQRFDRPIN; translated from the coding sequence ATGAACGCAGAGGAAATCATCCGCTCGATTGAGGCGGAGCAGCTAAAGACCGACCTTCCCACCATCTACGTCGGCGACACTATCCGAGTTGGCGTGCGCATTCAAGAGGGTGGCAAAGAGCGGATTCAGCCCTATGAGGGCACCGTTATCGCCATGCGCAATGGCGGTATCAATCGCTCCATTACGGTGCGAAAGATTTTTCAGGGAGTCGGCGTTGAGCGAGTTTTTCTCGTCCATGCCCCCAAGGTGGCCAGCATTGCTGTGCTGCGCCGGGGTAAGGCTCGTCGGGCCAAGCTCTACTACCTGCGCGATCGCGTGGGCAAAGCTACCCGCTTGAAGCAGCGTTTTGATCGCCCAATCAACTAG
- the secE gene encoding preprotein translocase subunit SecE → MVKKDTAIESKGKAADPQVAEQGFSVVTFLQGTKEELGKVVWPSRQQLISESAAVILMVSLSATLIYLVDRLFGWVSGQVF, encoded by the coding sequence GTGGTTAAAAAAGACACCGCAATAGAGTCTAAGGGTAAGGCTGCAGACCCTCAGGTTGCCGAGCAGGGCTTTAGTGTGGTGACCTTCTTGCAGGGCACCAAGGAAGAACTGGGAAAAGTTGTTTGGCCTAGTAGACAGCAGCTCATCAGTGAGTCTGCCGCCGTTATCCTTATGGTTAGCCTTTCCGCAACGCTGATTTATCTAGTTGACCGACTGTTTGGATGGGTTTCGGGGCAAGTATTCTAA
- the rplJ gene encoding 50S ribosomal protein L10 produces MGRTLANKKELVAEIQALLDDAQLAFVIDYKGLTVSEISDLRNRLRPKGAECKIAKNTLMRIAVDGNENWQPITEFLKDSSAFVLVKEDFGGAIKEYQAFQKDTKKTTLRGGVMEGQALNEDQIKAITELPTKEELMARLAGAIKAMPTRVAVGVNAVPTKLAVGVKEVPASLVRAIKAVSEKDAA; encoded by the coding sequence ATGGGGAGAACCCTAGCGAATAAGAAAGAGCTGGTGGCCGAAATTCAGGCCCTGCTAGACGATGCTCAGCTAGCCTTTGTGATTGATTACAAAGGTCTGACGGTATCGGAAATCAGCGACCTACGCAACCGGCTACGCCCCAAGGGTGCCGAGTGTAAGATTGCCAAAAACACGCTGATGCGGATTGCCGTTGACGGCAACGAAAACTGGCAACCCATCACTGAGTTCCTCAAAGATTCTTCGGCCTTCGTGCTAGTTAAAGAAGACTTTGGCGGGGCAATCAAGGAATACCAGGCATTCCAAAAAGACACCAAAAAAACCACCCTCCGGGGCGGTGTCATGGAAGGTCAGGCCCTGAACGAAGACCAGATCAAGGCCATCACCGAACTGCCCACTAAGGAAGAGCTGATGGCTCGTCTGGCTGGAGCAATCAAGGCGATGCCGACTCGGGTGGCTGTGGGCGTCAACGCCGTACCGACCAAACTGGCGGTGGGTGTCAAAGAGGTGCCCGCATCTCTGGTCC
- the nusG gene encoding transcription termination/antitermination protein NusG, translated as MAVTEEDFDYDDAPLDEDLGAEPSAERAEQSTEEGNEGEAARFYQRKARWYAVQVASGCEKRVKLNLEQRIGTLDVMNRIFQVEIPQTPAVKLRKDGSRQNIDEKVFPGYVLVRMYMDDEAWSVVKNTPHVINFVGAEQRRAYGRGRGHVKPMPLGMSEVKRIFKRTEEQKPVIKVDMAPGDKITVLSGPFKDFEGEVVEVSPERSKLKALLSIFGRDTPVELEFNQVEKES; from the coding sequence ATGGCGGTAACTGAAGAAGACTTCGACTACGATGACGCTCCTTTGGACGAGGATCTAGGGGCTGAACCTTCAGCAGAAAGAGCTGAGCAATCTACCGAAGAAGGCAACGAAGGTGAAGCGGCCCGCTTCTACCAACGCAAAGCTAGGTGGTATGCCGTCCAGGTGGCCTCTGGCTGCGAAAAGCGCGTCAAGCTCAACCTCGAGCAGCGCATTGGCACTCTCGATGTGATGAACCGAATTTTTCAGGTTGAGATTCCTCAAACGCCAGCGGTTAAGCTCCGCAAAGACGGCAGTCGTCAAAATATTGACGAGAAAGTCTTCCCAGGCTACGTGCTGGTCCGGATGTATATGGATGACGAAGCCTGGTCGGTGGTTAAAAACACCCCTCACGTCATCAATTTTGTCGGGGCTGAGCAGCGCCGGGCCTATGGTCGCGGTCGCGGCCACGTCAAGCCCATGCCATTAGGCATGAGCGAGGTGAAGCGCATCTTCAAGCGCACCGAAGAGCAAAAGCCGGTGATCAAAGTCGATATGGCTCCGGGAGACAAAATTACTGTGCTCTCGGGTCCCTTCAAAGACTTTGAAGGCGAGGTGGTGGAAGTCAGCCCCGAGCGCAGTAAGCTGAAAGCTTTGCTGTCGATTTTTGGGCGCGACACCCCAGTGGAGCTGGAATTTAATCAAGTGGAAAAAGAGAGTTAA
- the rplK gene encoding 50S ribosomal protein L11 yields the protein MAKKVVALIKLALPAGKANPAPPVGPALGQHGVNIMAFCKEYNARTQEKVGLVIPVEISVFEDRSFTFILKTPPASVLIKKAAGIERGSGEPRTKKVGSITRAQLKEIAETKMPDLNANDIEAAMNIVEGTARNMGVTVSD from the coding sequence ATGGCTAAGAAAGTTGTAGCGCTAATTAAGCTGGCACTTCCTGCTGGCAAGGCCAACCCAGCTCCTCCTGTCGGCCCAGCTCTGGGTCAGCACGGGGTTAACATCATGGCGTTCTGCAAAGAGTACAACGCCCGTACCCAGGAGAAAGTGGGTCTAGTAATACCGGTTGAGATCTCGGTCTTTGAAGATCGCAGCTTTACCTTTATTCTCAAGACGCCGCCAGCCTCAGTATTGATCAAAAAAGCAGCGGGCATTGAGCGTGGTTCGGGCGAGCCCCGCACCAAGAAAGTGGGTTCCATTACCCGGGCTCAGCTCAAAGAAATTGCCGAGACCAAAATGCCTGACCTCAACGCTAACGACATTGAGGCAGCCATGAACATTGTCGAGGGTACCGCTCGCAACATGGGTGTTACCGTTTCTGACTGA
- a CDS encoding DUF2301 domain-containing membrane protein → MDSAVNEIPSPAIYTGQFGDYTITQGDRRGVVLYRTGLVVAALAFGLGTVLALGFNQNSTLVQSISLLYTLFWLGLGLSLATIHIYLVPLHRALQGAWLVGGLASLALSHGIDGPLAQTVVETPAVLWGLGFTFVALTGIFFKEAFCFDRVETKLLTPLVPLLLLGHLFGMLPLVAEQTLLAGWAILFLVFALRKAVQPIVPDIGDKSVFAYLKQQRSNA, encoded by the coding sequence ATGGACAGCGCTGTAAACGAGATCCCTTCGCCGGCGATCTACACCGGGCAATTTGGCGACTACACCATTACTCAGGGCGATCGCCGAGGGGTCGTGCTCTATCGTACGGGCTTGGTGGTGGCGGCTTTAGCCTTTGGCCTAGGTACGGTTCTGGCCCTGGGGTTTAACCAAAATTCCACTCTGGTGCAGTCTATCAGCCTGCTCTACACGCTGTTTTGGCTAGGCCTGGGACTGAGCTTGGCCACAATTCATATCTACCTAGTGCCGCTGCACCGAGCGCTGCAAGGGGCTTGGCTGGTGGGCGGGCTGGCGTCGCTGGCACTTTCCCACGGAATTGACGGCCCCTTGGCTCAAACGGTAGTGGAAACTCCTGCGGTATTGTGGGGTCTGGGTTTTACCTTCGTAGCGCTGACCGGCATCTTCTTTAAGGAAGCTTTTTGCTTTGACCGTGTAGAGACCAAGCTGCTCACGCCCCTGGTGCCACTGCTGCTGCTGGGTCACCTATTTGGCATGCTGCCGCTGGTGGCAGAGCAAACCCTGCTAGCAGGCTGGGCAATTTTGTTTTTGGTATTTGCGCTGCGCAAAGCTGTGCAGCCCATTGTGCCTGACATTGGCGATAAATCGGTTTTTGCCTACCTAAAACAGCAGCGCTCAAACGCCTAA
- a CDS encoding GAF domain-containing sensor histidine kinase — translation MSTLPLDPLPQEERPLPEVANADLGEVLDAIATPLWITDAHDRWCFHNRACVALLGGDRLASSDQRQGVEILPSGIGQPVLAAGQRALASGDEQTAVVEIANAAGGCRRLLATVKRFGAADSEPQLMVSLQDMTPLHEVEQTLRRQSERERLLGAIAQHLLRSLNSEDLLQTTVNEVRRFLGIDRVLFYSFDPDYNGVVAESASSTMANAVTAQTDLNFIPADLMRYRQGEMEVIDDMASASLPPDYLAKFAQAQVNACLVMPIVQGDALYGLVCALNSDPRPWAAWEIETLREVATQVGGAIKQARLYNQVQRLNTDLEQQVAQRTEELQTALEFEATLKRITDRVRDSLDVNQIMLTAVKELTEALEVKGSNTSLYDLEQGTSTIYYEYNSSSPSYQGRVAQMEAFPEVYHQLLDGQYFQFCSVEPNPVRGYVAMLACPVVDDRGVLGDLWLINDRDYGFNDIEIRLVQQVANQCAIAIRQARLYQAAQSQVAELERLNTLKDDFLSTVSHELRTPVTSMRVALQLLGVTLNQEFDLTADLQKPKAERTRIGRYYSILQEECEREISLINDLLDLQRLDVGNHPIQPEPILLEPWLAGWIDSFVTRAKSRNQTLRLVATSTLPVLYSDLASLERVLAELLNNACKYTPPGESITLEVLPNPAAPSEQVCIALTNSGVTIPAEEMTRIFDKFYRVPSADPWKQGGTGLGLALVKKLVAHLGGDIAVTSDPGQTCFTITLPTQPALTR, via the coding sequence ATGTCTACTCTGCCCCTCGACCCCTTGCCCCAGGAAGAGCGACCTTTACCTGAGGTCGCCAATGCCGACCTTGGGGAGGTGCTCGATGCGATCGCAACGCCGCTCTGGATAACGGACGCTCACGATCGCTGGTGCTTTCACAACCGGGCCTGTGTTGCTCTGCTGGGAGGCGATCGACTGGCTAGTAGCGACCAGCGGCAGGGTGTGGAGATACTGCCGTCGGGAATCGGCCAACCAGTGCTAGCGGCGGGCCAGCGAGCCTTGGCTAGTGGCGATGAGCAAACTGCTGTGGTGGAGATCGCCAATGCGGCGGGGGGATGCCGTCGGCTGCTAGCGACGGTAAAACGATTTGGGGCTGCTGACAGCGAACCTCAGCTGATGGTGAGTCTACAGGATATGACTCCTCTCCATGAGGTGGAGCAAACCCTACGGCGGCAGTCGGAGCGAGAGCGGCTGCTGGGGGCGATCGCTCAGCACTTGCTGCGATCGCTCAACTCTGAAGACTTGCTGCAGACGACGGTAAACGAGGTGCGTCGCTTTTTGGGCATCGACCGAGTGCTGTTTTATAGTTTTGACCCTGACTACAACGGGGTGGTGGCTGAGTCGGCCAGTAGCACCATGGCCAATGCGGTCACAGCTCAGACCGATCTCAACTTTATTCCGGCGGATCTGATGCGCTACCGCCAAGGCGAGATGGAGGTGATCGACGATATGGCCTCGGCTTCTCTGCCACCGGACTATCTGGCCAAGTTCGCCCAGGCCCAGGTCAATGCCTGCCTGGTGATGCCAATTGTGCAGGGGGATGCTCTTTACGGTTTGGTGTGTGCCCTCAACAGCGACCCCCGTCCTTGGGCCGCCTGGGAAATCGAGACCTTGCGAGAAGTGGCAACCCAGGTGGGCGGTGCCATTAAGCAGGCTCGTCTGTACAATCAGGTGCAGCGGTTGAATACTGACCTGGAGCAGCAGGTGGCCCAGCGAACCGAGGAATTGCAGACCGCCCTTGAGTTTGAGGCGACCCTTAAACGGATTACCGACCGGGTGCGCGACAGCCTAGACGTCAATCAGATTATGCTGACGGCGGTGAAGGAGCTGACCGAGGCCCTAGAGGTGAAGGGGTCGAATACATCGCTCTACGACCTTGAGCAGGGCACTTCGACGATCTATTACGAGTACAACAGCTCTAGCCCGTCGTACCAAGGCCGAGTTGCTCAAATGGAGGCTTTCCCGGAGGTGTACCATCAGCTGCTGGACGGGCAGTATTTTCAGTTTTGCTCGGTGGAGCCGAACCCGGTGCGGGGCTATGTGGCCATGCTGGCCTGCCCGGTGGTAGATGATCGGGGTGTGCTGGGCGATCTTTGGCTGATCAACGATCGCGACTACGGCTTTAACGACATTGAGATTCGCCTGGTGCAGCAGGTGGCTAACCAATGTGCGATCGCCATTCGCCAAGCGCGACTTTACCAGGCGGCCCAGTCGCAGGTGGCCGAGCTAGAGCGGCTCAATACCCTCAAAGACGACTTTCTCAGCACCGTTTCTCATGAGTTGCGCACCCCGGTGACCAGCATGCGGGTGGCACTGCAACTGCTAGGGGTCACCCTAAATCAAGAATTTGACCTCACTGCCGATCTGCAAAAACCTAAGGCGGAGCGAACCCGCATTGGCCGCTACTACAGTATTTTGCAAGAGGAGTGTGAGCGCGAAATTAGCCTAATCAACGATCTGCTCGACCTCCAGCGGCTAGATGTGGGCAACCATCCCATTCAGCCCGAGCCAATTTTGCTAGAACCCTGGCTTGCAGGCTGGATTGACAGCTTTGTGACCCGCGCTAAGAGCCGCAATCAAACCTTGAGGTTAGTGGCAACTTCGACCCTGCCAGTGTTGTATAGCGATCTGGCTAGCCTAGAGCGAGTGCTGGCTGAATTGCTAAACAATGCGTGCAAATATACCCCGCCGGGGGAATCTATTACGCTAGAGGTTTTGCCTAACCCGGCGGCTCCTAGCGAACAGGTGTGCATTGCCCTTACCAACAGTGGGGTGACGATTCCAGCAGAGGAAATGACCCGGATCTTTGATAAGTTTTATCGGGTGCCCAGCGCTGACCCCTGGAAGCAGGGAGGGACAGGTCTAGGTCTGGCTTTGGTGAAAAAGCTGGTCGCCCATCTGGGGGGCGACATCGCGGTTACTAGTGATCCTGGGCAAACCTGTTTTACCATCACTCTGCCTACGCAACCGGCGCTCACTCGATAG
- a CDS encoding glycosyltransferase family 4 protein, whose protein sequence is MSTLAQVRLVILQYAGDFREAYNLLAESGKQEYFSHQYTINSSIEIGRQIDEVIHFCCKTSSEYSELLEPGLRAVGGNLDPYKEPRRLLKLLEEQKPTHLVVHFPLVAAFKWAKQNNVKVIGLFADSFQGSGLSAKLRNFRLSSTLNNEAVHLVANHGLSACHSLKNIGVKPSKVIPWDFPYEITPKDFAPKKLGKAAIDNKNIVYVGRIVQTKGVNDALNALVELKQSGITPNLTLIGKGDLDWFKAEINRLGLNDQVTLVGGLSHDQVLTKMRWADIVLVPSRHAYPEGLPLTIYEALTVRTPLIVSDHPMFLGKFELGRDVLMFPEKDVAALARCIETLLTNAELYQTLSLNSADAWARLQLPVKWHQLIDQWISDTPDSRRWLFKHSLERCSYQQQQLSSSRLQPILTSS, encoded by the coding sequence ATGTCTACCTTAGCTCAAGTGCGTTTGGTGATTCTTCAGTATGCCGGTGATTTTCGGGAGGCTTATAACCTACTTGCTGAGTCAGGTAAGCAAGAATATTTCAGCCATCAATATACTATAAATAGCTCTATTGAAATAGGTCGCCAGATTGACGAGGTTATCCATTTCTGCTGTAAAACCAGTTCTGAATATAGCGAACTTTTAGAGCCTGGCCTTAGAGCTGTGGGTGGTAACCTTGATCCTTACAAAGAGCCAAGACGGTTGTTGAAATTGCTTGAAGAGCAAAAGCCTACCCACCTGGTGGTTCATTTCCCGTTGGTCGCTGCGTTCAAGTGGGCCAAGCAAAATAATGTAAAAGTTATAGGTCTGTTTGCTGATTCCTTTCAAGGAAGCGGGCTATCGGCAAAGCTTCGCAATTTTCGCCTATCAAGCACGTTGAATAACGAAGCTGTTCACTTAGTTGCTAACCATGGTTTGAGCGCATGTCATTCCCTAAAAAATATTGGTGTTAAGCCCAGTAAAGTTATCCCTTGGGACTTCCCCTACGAGATTACTCCCAAAGATTTTGCGCCAAAAAAATTGGGGAAGGCAGCTATCGACAATAAAAACATTGTCTATGTCGGCCGCATCGTTCAGACGAAGGGAGTGAATGATGCTCTAAATGCCTTAGTAGAGTTGAAGCAGTCTGGTATTACTCCCAACTTGACCTTGATTGGTAAGGGAGACCTTGACTGGTTCAAAGCTGAAATTAATCGTCTAGGGTTAAACGATCAGGTGACGCTGGTGGGTGGTTTATCTCACGATCAGGTGCTAACAAAAATGCGTTGGGCTGATATTGTACTGGTGCCTAGCCGCCATGCCTATCCTGAGGGCTTGCCCCTGACCATTTACGAAGCTTTGACCGTTAGAACGCCGCTAATTGTTTCTGACCACCCGATGTTTTTAGGCAAGTTCGAGCTAGGACGAGATGTATTGATGTTTCCTGAGAAAGATGTAGCTGCACTGGCTCGCTGTATTGAAACTCTGCTGACCAACGCAGAGCTGTACCAGACGCTATCTTTAAACTCTGCTGATGCTTGGGCTAGATTGCAGCTGCCGGTCAAGTGGCATCAGCTGATCGACCAGTGGATCAGCGATACACCTGATAGTCGCCGATGGTTGTTTAAGCACAGCCTGGAGCGATGCTCCTATCAACAGCAACAGCTTAGCTCCAGTCGTTTACAACCAATTCTAACCAGTTCTTAG
- a CDS encoding cytochrome P450: MPTLPGSNTPFWQRAPKLILRPLDYFEDNYRRYGSVFQVGEKPPSIYVADPAVIQAIFQADAAQFHIPSQSPGSGLTFLLGNQSLLLLDGERHRRHRRLLMPPFHGDRMRAYGDVICTLTKQAMASWQPGTAFNVRAAMQDITLRVILKAVFGLGDGDRYDRLRQLLSTLLEGLGTPFSAFFIFFPGLQKDWGPMSPWGRFVRIKSEIDALIYAEISDRRQQPYPDGTDILSMMISARDAQGEPLSDGELHDELMTLLVAGHETTASALAWSLYWVHWLPEVNERLHQELDAGGLSADPLADANLPYLTAVCQETLRIYPVAPTTGIRILNQPMTVAGYEFPSGAVLFPNIYLLHHREDLYPEPKAFRPKRFLERQYSPYEYVPFGGGHRSCIGSAFALMEMKLVLATILRHWELELPEGLRRPLKPVRRGLTLAPPGNLRMTPLAQRAAQRQALPLG, from the coding sequence ATGCCTACTCTTCCTGGCTCCAATACCCCCTTTTGGCAGCGCGCACCCAAGCTCATTCTGCGCCCGCTAGATTATTTTGAAGACAACTACCGGCGCTACGGGTCGGTGTTTCAGGTGGGGGAGAAGCCGCCTTCAATCTATGTGGCTGACCCGGCAGTGATTCAGGCTATTTTTCAGGCCGATGCGGCTCAGTTTCACATTCCGTCCCAGAGTCCGGGGAGTGGGCTGACTTTTTTGCTGGGCAACCAGTCGCTGCTGTTGCTGGATGGAGAGCGCCACCGCCGCCACCGTCGCTTGTTGATGCCGCCCTTCCACGGCGATCGCATGCGCGCCTACGGCGATGTAATCTGCACTTTGACCAAACAGGCCATGGCCAGCTGGCAGCCGGGTACGGCGTTTAACGTGCGAGCCGCCATGCAGGACATCACCCTTAGGGTAATTTTAAAAGCTGTATTTGGTCTGGGTGACGGCGATCGCTACGATCGCCTGCGGCAGCTGCTCAGTACCCTGCTAGAGGGGTTGGGCACTCCCTTCAGCGCTTTCTTTATTTTCTTTCCAGGGCTGCAGAAAGATTGGGGGCCGATGAGCCCCTGGGGAAGGTTTGTGCGGATCAAATCTGAGATTGATGCTCTGATCTACGCCGAGATCAGCGATCGCCGTCAGCAACCCTATCCCGATGGCACCGACATTCTCTCGATGATGATCAGCGCTCGCGATGCCCAAGGTGAACCCCTGAGCGACGGCGAACTCCATGATGAGCTGATGACGCTGCTGGTGGCAGGCCACGAAACCACCGCTTCTGCTCTGGCCTGGTCGCTGTACTGGGTGCACTGGCTACCCGAGGTGAATGAGCGTCTACACCAAGAGCTAGATGCCGGAGGTCTATCCGCCGATCCCTTGGCCGATGCCAATCTGCCCTACCTCACCGCCGTCTGCCAGGAGACCCTGCGCATTTACCCTGTCGCCCCCACCACGGGCATTCGCATTCTCAACCAGCCGATGACCGTGGCGGGCTACGAGTTTCCGTCTGGGGCGGTGCTGTTTCCAAACATTTACCTGCTGCATCACCGGGAGGATCTCTACCCTGAACCCAAGGCGTTTAGGCCCAAGCGATTCTTGGAGCGGCAGTATTCACCCTACGAGTACGTTCCCTTTGGGGGCGGTCACCGCAGCTGCATTGGCTCGGCCTTTGCGCTGATGGAAATGAAGCTAGTGCTGGCGACAATTCTGCGCCATTGGGAGTTGGAGTTACCCGAGGGGCTGCGACGTCCGCTCAAACCCGTGCGTCGCGGCCTGACTCTAGCGCCACCAGGAAACTTGCGGATGACACCCCTAGCCCAGCGGGCGGCTCAACGTCAGGCACTACCGCTCGGCTAG
- a CDS encoding methylenetetrahydrofolate reductase, protein MASAPLGYRLRTAAQADQFLVTAEVMPPKGGNPEHMLAMGQMLKGRVHAVNVTDGSRAVMRMSSWAASLLLQQQGIEAVCQVACRDRNRIALQADLMGAHALGLRNILALTGDPVKAGDHPEARSVFDLESVRLLKLLEKLNFGVDSNDKPLTDGALDLFAGAAIDPQSTSWSGLQRRFEAKVKAGAQFFQSQLITDFDRLAKFMDQVASGYNRPVLAGIFLLKSAKNANFINRNVPGVNIPQATVDRLAAAADPLQEGVKIAAEQVQAAQQICQGVHLMAVRREDLIPQILDQGGVAPVDAALAER, encoded by the coding sequence TTGGCTTCTGCACCCCTGGGTTATCGGTTGCGCACGGCGGCCCAAGCCGACCAGTTTTTGGTAACGGCAGAGGTCATGCCACCCAAGGGGGGCAACCCAGAGCACATGTTGGCTATGGGCCAAATGCTCAAGGGTCGGGTGCACGCCGTCAATGTCACCGACGGCAGCCGAGCGGTCATGCGCATGTCGTCGTGGGCAGCGTCGCTGCTGCTCCAGCAGCAGGGGATTGAAGCGGTGTGCCAAGTAGCCTGCCGCGATCGCAACCGCATTGCCCTCCAGGCTGACCTCATGGGGGCTCACGCCCTTGGGCTGCGCAACATTCTGGCTCTCACTGGCGACCCGGTTAAAGCCGGTGACCACCCCGAAGCGCGATCGGTGTTTGATCTAGAGTCAGTGCGGCTGCTCAAACTGCTCGAAAAACTCAATTTTGGCGTAGACAGCAACGACAAGCCCCTCACCGATGGCGCGCTAGATCTGTTTGCCGGAGCTGCGATCGACCCACAATCAACCAGTTGGTCGGGGTTGCAGCGGCGGTTTGAGGCCAAGGTCAAGGCCGGGGCGCAGTTCTTTCAAAGCCAGCTAATCACCGACTTCGATCGCCTAGCCAAGTTTATGGACCAGGTGGCGTCCGGCTATAACCGCCCCGTGCTCGCCGGAATTTTTCTACTGAAGTCGGCTAAAAACGCCAATTTTATCAACCGCAATGTGCCCGGGGTCAATATTCCCCAAGCTACTGTCGATCGCCTCGCCGCCGCCGCCGACCCGCTGCAAGAAGGAGTTAAGATCGCCGCCGAGCAGGTGCAAGCCGCTCAGCAAATTTGTCAGGGAGTACACCTGATGGCCGTGCGTCGCGAAGATTTAATTCCCCAAATTCTCGACCAGGGGGGAGTAGCGCCCGTCGATGCGGCCCTAGCCGAGCGGTAG
- the rplA gene encoding 50S ribosomal protein L1, with the protein MPKVSKRLREAQAKVEDRLYEPLEALELLKETATAKFVESAEAHIRLGIDPKYTDQQLRTTVILPKGTGQTIRVAVIAKGEKVAEATAAGADLAGSEELIDEIQKGMMDFDVLIATPDVMPQVAKLGRQLGPRGLMPSPKGGTVTFDLAKAIDEFKAGKLEFRADKTGIVHVMFGKADFSAEDLLVNLKALQETVDRNRPSGAKGRYWRTVAIASTMGPSIRLDVNALRDFKMSDAV; encoded by the coding sequence ATGCCTAAAGTATCCAAGCGCCTGCGCGAAGCCCAGGCTAAAGTAGAAGACCGTCTCTATGAGCCCCTAGAGGCCCTAGAGCTGCTAAAGGAAACCGCTACCGCTAAGTTTGTTGAGTCGGCCGAGGCCCACATTCGCTTGGGTATTGACCCCAAGTACACCGACCAGCAGCTGCGTACTACGGTCATTTTGCCCAAGGGCACGGGGCAAACCATTCGAGTCGCCGTCATTGCTAAGGGCGAAAAAGTGGCTGAGGCCACCGCTGCTGGAGCTGACTTGGCGGGATCTGAAGAACTCATCGACGAAATTCAGAAGGGCATGATGGACTTTGACGTTCTGATTGCTACCCCTGACGTGATGCCTCAGGTAGCCAAGCTTGGTCGTCAACTCGGCCCCCGTGGCCTGATGCCCTCCCCCAAAGGCGGCACTGTAACCTTTGACTTGGCCAAAGCAATTGATGAGTTTAAAGCAGGTAAGCTAGAGTTTCGTGCCGACAAAACAGGCATCGTCCATGTTATGTTTGGCAAGGCCGACTTTAGCGCTGAAGATTTGCTAGTCAACCTCAAGGCGCTGCAAGAGACCGTTGACCGCAATCGTCCATCTGGTGCCAAGGGCCGCTATTGGAGAACCGTAGCGATCGCCTCCACCATGGGTCCCTCCATTCGCCTCGATGTGAATGCCCTGCGCGACTTCAAGATGTCAGACGCGGTCTAG